The genomic window ATTAGCTTGAATGAGCTTTAAAGTGTCTTTGTTTAGTTGAATTGTGCCTTCGGCTATTGCTTTTCGATGGGTAATTGCTTTGTCAGTAATATCTACAAGTTGCGCATTACCTTTTTGATTAATATGAGTTAGTTTTTTCATAAATTTAATTAGTTTATCTTCTCAAACATAGATGTAAGTGATTATTAATCTAGGTATCATACCAATGATGAAATTTAAAATTACATTATTAGCTAGTTTTTTTTGTTGCCTGTCCGTTTTTGCCAATGAATTGCCTGATCTGGGTGACGCATCTCAGCTCATTATATCTGCTAAAGAAGAGCAGGCTATTGCCAAAGCAATTTTAAAGGAAGTGGCAGTTAGCCCTGAAATTGTTCAAGATATTGAGGTGATTGATTATCTGAAAAATTTGGGCGATAGATTAGTCGCATATAGCCCCAACAAAAGACAACAGTTTAATTTTTTTGTAGTTAATGAATCTTCAATTAATGCTTTTGCAATGCTTGGAGGGGTAGTTGGCGTTCATACAGGCTTAATTTTGGCTTCAAATAGTGAATCAGAGGTTGCTAGTGTGTTGGGCCATGAAATTGCTCACGTGACACAAAGACATTTGCCAAGAATGATTGCCCAACAAAAGAATGATTCAATTAAAACTGTATTAGGTATTGCTTTAGCTCTTCTTGTCGCAAGAGCCAATCCTCAGTTGTCAGCTGGAACAATGACTGCTGCCTCAGCCATGGGAGTGCAAAAACAATTGGACTATACAAGAGAGCATGAAAAAGAAGCAGACCGGGTAGGTTTTCAAATTTTGACTGACGCGGGTTTTGATGGTCGATCAATGGTTTCATTCTTTAATACTCTCCAAAGAGGCTCTCGTTTTTCAGAAGGAGCGGCACCTAGCTTCTTAAGAACTCATCCTATTACAACTGATCGTATAAGCGACATTTCAAACAGAGTCAAAGAAAGTCGGTATAGGCAAATACCTGATAACCCTGATTTTATATTTATCAAATCAAAATTGAGAGCTACAAATGGCACCCCTCAATCAGCGGTAGATACCTTTGAAGGAAGCATTAAAGATAAGCGTTATATGAATGAGGCTGCTGAGCGATATGGGCTGGCAATTGCTTATATGAGAAAAAGTGACTTTGTAAGGGCTCGGCAAGAAGTCGAGTGGCTAAAAATGAACTCTAAAAAAAATGCACTGATTGAAACGCTTGCATGTAAATTAGAAGTTTCCACGAATCAACCAACCCAAGCATTAAATCATTATTTAAAAGCGCTAAATATATACCCTAACTATAGAGCTTTAATTTATGGACTAGCAGAACATTATCTAATGACCAATGAAACTGAAAAATCTATCAGACTTATTAACGAAAAGTTAAATACTTATCCTGAAGATAGCTATTTCTATGAATTACTTTCGAAAGCTTATGCAAAAGAAGGGAAAGAATTGCTTCAATATCAAGCTCAATCCGAGGCTTACTATCGTAAATTTAATTTACCGAGAGCAATAGAGCAAATGGACTTCGCCGCTAAATCTAAAGACGGTAATTTTTATCAAAAATCGATTGTGGAGTCGCGCTTAAAACAACTTAAATTTGAGAGTAGCTTCGAAGACACCAAAGATAAAAAATAAAATCATATTTCCTTTCTTCTTTAAATCTTAAATATATTATTTGCTGTGATAAGTATTATAAATTATAGTTATAATAACAATTGATTTTACATATTAAATAGACCTACCTATAATCATCATTTTTCAACCAACCAAAGAAGGAGAAGACGATGTCTTCGTTAGTTAATACTGAAGTAAAACCGTTCAAAGCAACAGCATTTCACAATGGTAAGTTTGTTGATGTTACAGAAGCAAATCTTAAAGGCAAATGGTCAGTTGTAATTTTTATGCCAGCTGCATTTACATTTAATTGTCCAACAGAAGTTGAAGATGCTGCTGATCATTATGCAGAATTTCAAAAAGTAGGTGCAGAAGTCTATATCGTGACGACTGACACTCATTTTTCGCATAAAGTTTGGCACGAAACTTCACCAGCAGTTGGTAAGTCAAAATTTCCATTAGTTGGAGATCCTACACATCAATTAACACGTGCATTCGAAGTACATATTGATGAAGAAGGCCTTGCCTTACGTGGTACTTTTATTATCAATCCAAAGGGTGAAATTAAAACCATGGAAGTGCATGACAATGCGATAGCTCGTGATGTCAAAGAAACATTACGTAAGCTTAAAGCCGCACAATATGTAGCTAATAATCCAGGCCAAGTATGTCCGGCTAAATGGCAAGAGGGTGCTAAAACAATAGCTCCATCACTAGATCTCGTAGGCAAGATCTAATCACAAAAAAATGAAACCCAGGCCATAAGGGCCTGGGATTTCATAAACATCTTAGGGAAGTAAATGGCTCTCGATATAACAATTAAAAATCAATTAAAAGATTACATGGCTAGGCTTGTCAATCCGATTAAGCTTCTGGCAAATCTTGACGAGACAGCTTCATCTCAAGAAATGCTCGAGATGTTAGATGAAGTTGCTTCTTTGTCAGAAAAAATAACTTTAAATAAAGAAACAGATGTTTCTAAAAGAATTCCCTCTTTTGAAGTCAATCGAGAAACAGATCTTACGGGTATAACTTTCGCAGGCATTCCCTCGGGACATGAATTTACGTCATTTGTGTTGGCTTTGCTTCAGGCAGGCGGACATCCAATAAAGATAGACGCTGAAAAAATAGAGCAAATTAAAAATATTCAAGGCAAGTTTCATTTTGAAACTTATATTTCGTTGAGTTGCCATAATTGTCCTGATGTTGTTCAGGCGCTGAATGCAATGTCTATTATTAATTCACACATTTCGCACGTCATGATAGATGGCGCATTATTTCAGAAGGAAGTAGAAGATAAACAAATTATGGCTGTACCTACTATCTTTCTTAATGGTAAGCCTTTTGGTCAAGGAAGAATGGAGCTTGATGAAATTGTAAATAAGATCGACTCAAGTGCTAGCTTAAAAGAAGCTGAGAAAATTTCCAAAAAAGAGACATACGATATTTTAATTGTTGGCGGTGGTCCAGCTGGAGCTTCAGCTGCTGTATATAGTGCACGAAAAGGCCTTCGAACAGGAATCGTGTCCGAGCGTTTTGGTGGGCAAGTGATGGATACTTTAGGCATAGAAAATTTTATTTCAGTCAAAGCTACAGAAGGGCCAAAATTAGTAACAGCTCTTGAAGAACACGTGAAGGAATACGATGTTGATATTATGAATTTACAGCGTGCAAAGAGTATTCAAAAAAATGATGAAAATGCTTTATTTGAAGTCGAGCTAGAAAATGGTGGACAGCTTAAAAGCAAATCAGTGATTGTTGCAACAGGTGCAAGATGGAGGGAATTAAATGTTCCTGGCGAAAAAGAATTTAAAGGTAAGGGTGTAGCTTATTGCCCACATTGCGATGGACCTTTATTTAAAGGTAAACACGTTGCAGTCATAGGTGGAGGAAACTCTGGCGTTGAGGCTACTATTGATCTTGCAAATATCGTAGGGCATGTCACGCTTTTTGAATTTGCCCCAGAACTCAAAGCTGACGATATCTTACAAAAGAGACTCTATAGCTTGTCAAATGTAGATGTCATATTAAATGCACAAACCTTGGAAGTCCTTGGCACTGATAAAGTGAATAGCATGATTTATCTTGATCGAAAAACAAACGAAAAGAAAACGATTCCACTTGAAGGCATTTTTATTCAAATTGGACTTTTGCCAAATACTGACTTTGTAAAAAATACTGTAGATCTCTCTAAGTTTGGAGAAATTATTATTGATAGTCATGGGCAATCTTCATTGAAAGGACTTTTCGCAGCTGGGGATGCCACTACCGTGCCTTATAAACAGATTATTATTGCAATGAGCGAGGGCGCTAAAGCTTCCTTAGGAGCTTTTGATTACTTGATTCGCCAATAAGTTTATATCTTATTGGCTGCAATAATTTCTTTAAGTAGCGGAAGAGTAATAGGCCTTTTGTAACTTAAAGACCATTTATCTAAATCTTCTAAAATAGAAAATAAATTTGGCATATCTCTTTTTAGATACCTTAAGCAATAGTCAATAATATCCGCGTTAAGTTTTATACCCCTTTCATCAGCGTGCCTTAGAAGTGCTAACTTTTTTTCTTCATCTGAAAGAGCTATCACTTCATAAGTTACTCCCCAAGCAAGCCTAGTTGCTAAATCATCTCTTAATTTCATCTGGAGCGGTGAATAAAGCCCTGACACCAACATGTTCTGATGAGATTCTTTGCATCGATTATATGTGTTGAATAATTCAATTTGACCTGAGTCATCAAGCAAATGAACATCATCATGAATCACAAATCCGTGATCAGACGCAATATGAGCCAAATGAGATTTGCCCGAACCTTCGTTACCCCAAAGATAAATGAATTGAATAGGCAGTTTATGAGAGATGATTTGCTTTAAGGTGTGAATCACTTCGATATTTTGACCAACCACAAAATTTTCAAAAGATTGTTTTGGGGTAGGAGATAGAGCTAATAGCATCTGTTTCATGTCTATGAGAAAGCTTATTTAGGTAAAGATAGCCTTAATTATGCACATCTTTAAAATATATTTCGGTTAAAATTTCAATTATAACGACTAACCCAAAAGTTTAATGAAAGAGAGCTAATCTTTTGAATAAAGATGATACAAGAAAAGATAATCAATCCATCACTTATAGAGATGCAGGGGTAGATATTGAGGCGGGGGATGCGCTTGTTGAAAGAATCAAGCCATTTGCAAAAAAAACTATGCGAGCCGAGGTTTTGGGGGGTATTGGAGGTTTTGGGTCCTTGTTTGAAGTACCTAAAAAATATAAAGAGCCTGTCCTAGTTTCCGGTACAGATGGGGTAGGCACAAAACTTAAATTGGCATTCGAACTAAACAAACATGACACAGTTGGGATTGATTTAGTTGCCATGAGTGTTAACGATATATTAGTGCAAGGCGCTGAACCTTTATTTTTTCTTGATTATTTTGCATGTGGCAAACTTGACGTAGAAACAGCATCGCAGGTTATTAAAGGTATTGCAGAAGGCTGTGCTCAGTCTGGATGTGCGCTTGTGGGTGGAGAAACAGCAGAAATGCCAGGCATGTACCCTGAAGGCGAGTATGATTTAGCTGGTTTTGCAGTAGGCGTTGTAGAAAAAAGTGAAATTATTGATGGCAAAACAATTAGATCTGGCGATGCAGTTATTGCCCTTGCATCTAGCGGAGCTCATTCAAACGGATATTCACTGATTAGGAAAATTATTAGTAATGAAAAGGTTGATTTTTCATCGCCTTTTGATGGAAAAACATTAAGAGATATTGTAATGGAACCCACTAAACTCTATGTCAAATCTATTCTTAAGCTTAAAGAGACAATCAAGATTAAAGGTATGGCCCATATCACGGGCGGAGGCATTACAGAAAATATCCCACGGATTTTAGGGGAAGATTTAATAGCGGAAATTCAATCATCAAGCTGGCCACTGCCAAAACTTTTTCAATGGCTACAAGATAAAGGAAATATTTCTAGTGCAGAACTTTATCGCACATTTAATTGTGGAATAGGTATGGCTATTATTCTTGACCAAAAAGATGTAGCTCGTGCAAAGGAAATCTTAGAAGAGTCACAAGAGACTGTTTACGAAATAGGCATCATTAGAAAACGTGAAGCTAATGAACATCCTACTATGGTGATTTAATTTAAACATGAGCAGATTATTGCCATTCAAAAAGTGGCTAGCAGTTTTTCTGTGCTTATTTGGTACGATAGCTTTCTCAAAAGAATTCCCCAATATTTTAGAGTTGAAATACGAACTCACCCAAAACGGGGAGTCACTCGGCACAGTCATTGAAAAATTTATGATTGATGAGACAGGTCACTATCATATAGAGAGCATTACAAAAGGGATTGGTCTTTACGCTCTATTTGGAGATCGCGTATTGATAAGTGAAGGTAAGATTTCATTTGAAGGTTTAAAGCCGAAACGCTTTGAAGTCCATCAAGGAAGTAATGCGAGTAAAAATGCAACCGTAGATTTTGATTGGGATAATCAAATATTAATAACTCGCTATAAAGGTAGTGAAACGAAAGAAAATATAGGAAATAAAACACAAGATTTGATTAGTTATTTATATCAATTTAATTATGAAAATTTTGACGAACCTATGATTGAGTTTGTAGCAGCTACTGGTAAAAAATATAAAAAATACCAATTCAGGGTTGTGGACAAAAAAGTCGAACTTTCATTAGGTAACGTAAATTTTGAGACCACCTCAATTCAAAGTATCGCCGAAAAAGATGGTAAGCCAGAAACTCAAATATGGTTGAACAATAAGCTTTATAAGCTGCCTATTCGTATTCGCTACCAGGAAAAAAATGGCTCAACATTAGAGCAAAATTTGGTCCAGGCAAATATAGATCTCAATGGACTTTAATCGTATTAAAAAATTACTGAAAAGTAATCATGTAAAATTTTTGTCAGCTATTTTTGTTTCAATTTTAATTCATCTTTTTTTATTAGGCGGTATCGATATATACAACCCATTCTTTTTAAAAGAGTCGGATAGTCTAAATATCGTTATTGAAAGTCATCTTGAAAGCCCTTTAAAAAATGATCAATCAGAAGTAGCTCAAAAGAAATCATCTCCCCCTAAAAAGAGCATTAAGAAAAATAAGGAACTAGATAATAGTTCGATAAAAAAAGAGGGAGGCAAAGAAAATGATTTAGATCATAACCTTCAAGGCAATGATGTAACTCAAATTTCAAATGGAGAGGAAAAAAAAGAAATTCAATATAAAAAAGTGATTATTGATTATCATGTAAGAAGAAGCATCGATGGCTCAGCTATTGGCGCTGCAAAAACAATTTATTTACTAGATCAGGATAATCGCTACAGCATCAGGAATGAAGTTGAGGCAAAGGGGTTTGTATCTCTTTTTTATTGGAATAAATTAGTACAAACGAGCGATGGGTTTGTCACTTCAGAGGGCTTGAAGCCCCTTAATTATCATTATCAATTTGGAAGCAAAATAGATAATGCTGCAGTATTTGATTGGGAATCTAAAAAAATAATTACAACAACGAATGGAAAAACAAATGAGTTTGAAATGCTAGAAGCTTCGCAAGATATGTTGAGTTTCATGTATCAATTCATGTTTGAACCCCCTTTAACAAAAATGAAACTGTTCATTACAAATGGTAAATCTTATAAGCCATATGATTATGCTTATATTGGAGATGAAATTATCGAAACTGACATTGATAAGATAGAAACTATGCATATAGCAAAATTTAATTACACTAACGAAGAAAGAATTGATCTATGGCTTGCAAAAGATTATAGATTTATTCCGATAAAGATAAGAAAAACAGAAAAAGATGGAAGTATCTTAGATCAATCCGCTAAAAAAATAGAAATTGAAAGTTTAGGTTTATAAATATGTTAAATCTCAATTTGGTACAGCACTGTGCAAATATTTTGGGTGAAATATTAGATTTTCATGGCCCTGCAGATATGAAATTGAGTAATTATTATAGGGAACATGGTGAACTTGGCCAAAAAGATAGGGGAGAAATCGCTGAATGTATCTGCGGTATCATCAGGCGGCTCAGATTTTTAAAGAAAATAAATGAAGACGATAGTAATTATAAAAAGCTGGTGATTGCTTGGCTAATCAAAACTGAAGGTAGAAGTATTCGTGAACTAGAGCACGGGCTCAGTAAAGATGAAATTGAGTGGGCTAAATCACTAAAATCAAGAAACACTGAGAACTATACCTGGCCTGAGAAATTAAGCTTGCCAGATTGGCTTTGGGATTTATTGGTTGAACAGTATGGCTTAGAAGAAGCAATAGATCTAGGAAGAAGTTTCCTTGAGCCAGCTAAATTAGATATGAGAGTTAATACAATAAAAATAAGTCGAGATGACCTAGTTGATCAGCTTGCAAAAGAAATAGCCGATATTGAGGTTATGACTTATTCACCATCGGGGATCAGAATTGCTCGGGGAACGTCACTAAGTCGCAATAAATTATTTTTAGAAGGAAAGATTGAAGTACAAGATGAAAGTAGTCAAATACTAAGTTTCCTGGTAGATGCAAAAAGAGGAATGATGGTTGCAGATTTTTGTGCTGGCGCAGGAGGCAAGAGTTTGGCAATAGGTGCCATTATGAAAAATACGGGACGTATATATGCTTATGATATTTCTGAAAAAAGAATTATTAATTTAGGTAAGCGACTGAAAAAATCTGGATTATCTAACTTATTTGCACAAAAAATTAAAAATGAAAAAGACGCAAAGTTAAAAAAATTACATGGAAAATTTGATCGAGTGCTTGCTGACGTTCCTTGCAGTGGCACTGGAACATTTAGAAGAAATCCAGATTTAAAATGGAAAAATTCTATTCAAGACTTAGACGAGCTTAACTTGAAACAGCTAGCCATTCTAGATGAAGCTAAAAAACTAGTAAAAAAAGAAGGCCGATTAATTTATTCCACATGCAGCCTTTTAAAAAGAGAAAATGCGCTTATTATTGAAAGTTTTTTAGAGAAGAATAAAAATTTTAAAATAATTTCAGTTAATGATATTTTGATAAAAAATCAAATACCTCTTTCTACAGGTATTTTTTTGGAGCTGACTCCGCATAATCAGAAAACAGATGGATTTTTTGCGGCAGTATTAGAGCGTATTGATTAAAAAATTAACGTTTATACTTTAATTTTTCAGTGTAAAGTTCTATTTTTTTCCAGTCAAAGTAAGGCCCTGGATCTGTTTTTCGTGATGGCGAGATATCAGAGTGTCCCACAATAGATTCAATCGGGTATTGTTTGACTATGCTTTGAATGAGTTTTTCTAGGCATTTGTACTGCTTAGATTCAAAACTATCATAGTCGCTACCTTCCAGTTCAATCCCAATCGAAAAATCATTGCAATTATTAACATGATTCCAAGTCGAATCACCTGCATGCCACGCGCGATCTAAACATGACACAAATTGAATGAGCACACCATCTCTCCTAATCAAGAAATGAGATGATACTTTTAGGCCTGAGATAGATTTAAAGTATTCGTGACCGTCAGGGTTAAGTTTATTTGTAAATAAATCAATGATATTATTGCCCCCATAAATTCCGGGTGGGAGACTAATGTTATGAATTACAATCAAATTAATATTAGACTTATTCGGCCTATTATCAAAGTTAGGCGATAATATAATCTCTGCTTGTTTTGCAAATCCTGCATCGTTTATCAATAGAGATGAAAGCATTGTTAATTTAAGTAGTATTTAAAATTAAAGGAATGAAATGATTTTCTTACAATTATTTTTAATGTTATTAGTTATTCTAGTCGCAGCTGAGATATTTACCAATGCACTTGAGCATTTAGGGGAAAAATTAAAAATTTCGGAGGGCGTCACAGGATCAATTTTTGCAGCTATAGGAACAGCGCTTCCAGAAACGTTAGTTCCTCTATTAGCACTTTTGTCTTCTCATGGAGACGCCAAGACTAATCACGATGTTGGGGTAGGAGCAATTTTAGGCGCCCCTCTGATGCTCTCTACTTTAACAATGTTTATTATGGCTATTTCTGTAATTGGCCATAGAGGACTTGGAGGACATCTAAAACCTGAAAAAACAGGGTTGATTAGGGATTTAGATTTTTTTATATTCTCATTTATCTTCGCTGGAATAGCTTTATTTATTCCTCATACGTCCGAACTCGCTAGAGGGTTAATAGCATTTTTAATGGTTTTTTCATATTTTATATATATTTTAATGACTATTCGAGCATCAAAAAAACTTGTGAGTGAAGGCCACTCAACTGAAGCATCGAATCCTATGTTTATGGAAAGAATTGGTTTGCCAAATAATTATTTGATTATTTCTATTCAATTACTTATTGGCTTAGCTCTTCTGATATTTGGTGCAAAAGGATTTATTTCTGGCATTGAAGAGACTTCATCTATATTGGGAATTTCTGCACTTATTTTATCGATGTTAATTATTCCAATAGCGACAGAGCTTCCTGAAAAAGTGAATAGTATTTTTTGGATTCGCAAAGGTAAAGATACACTTGCATTTGGAAATATAACTGGCGCGATGGTATTTCAAGGAACACTCCTTCCTGCAATTGGCATACTTTTAACGCCGTGGGAGCCAAGAAAAGAAGTTTATTTATGTATCTTTATAACGCTACTTTCTTCTTTGTGGATCAGAACTCTGATTCACAAATCTAATATAAAAGTTTGGCATTTAGGCATAAATGGCATCTTTTATTTTATCTACCTATATTTTGCACTTCATTGATTGATTTAGTTTTTTATTTGTGAAAAAAGATAATCCGCCGCTCATTCGAGTTTATGGTTCTTTAATATATGAATTATTCGCTCTAGTACCCATATGGATGGTGGCAGGATTTATTTTTATATATTTCTTTGATGATTTTTTCGGTGCATATCGCAGGCTAATATTTCAGATTTATTTATGGCTTATCTCAGGATTTTATTTAACTTATTGCTGGACCAAATCAGGACAGACTCTGGCAATGAGAGCATGGAAATTAAAAATAATTTCTAGGCACGGAGCCCTAAGTAATAAATTAGCATGGAAGCGTTATATTTATGCAACCTTTGGAGCGCTTATGGGAGGCATAGCCTTCATATGGGCACTTACAAATAAGAAACATTTATATCTTCATGATCAAATTTTGAATAATCACTTTATTGATGTTCGGTTTTATAAATCATCATCACACCGATTGAAAAAAAGATAAGCGTAGGTATTACAGCACAAGATAGAGGGTGCCAGTCGTTAAGAAGTCCAATATGCCTGAATCCTGAATTCATGATCTGGTAGAAAATACCAAAAAGAATGCCTAGAAATATCTTTACATTTTTACCGCCAGAGCGTTCTTGAAAAAATCCGAATGGAATTGCAAACAATACCATTGCAATAGATGCTAGTGGATAAATTAATTTTTCCCATAAAGCTATTTCATATCTAGTAACTTTTTGTCTATTATTTTTCAGATATTTAATAAAATGTATAAGGCCCATTGATGACATTTTTTCTGGAGAGATAAGCAGAACATTCATCATTTCAGGTTTTATAAGTGATTTCCAATTTGCACTTTTGAGCGAATTCGTAGAAATCTTATCTTGACTAAAAATTGTTTGATCAACATCCTCAAGCTTCCACTCAGATTCTTTAAAGTTACCTTTTTTAGCGTTTGTAATTGTTCTTAGGTGAAAATTATTATCGAATTCATATATATGTATATTTGATAAGCTTGTATCTGGCAAAACATGCTCAACATTAATAAAGCTATTGCTATCTTTAATCCATAAACCAGATCTAAATTCTTGAGTCACAATAGACTCTTTGGCTGTAATTTTTATTTCTTGCGCTTTTTTTTCTGTAAAAGGAGTCACGAGATCTCCCACCGCAAATGTAAATAAAGTAAAAAATAATCCGGTAAATACGAGTGTAAGTGCTATGTGCTTTATCGAGTATCCGCTTGAACGTATAACAGTTAATTCAGAATTTTCAGAAAGCTGCCCGATAGCATACATAGATCCAATAAGGACTGCGATAGGGACGATTTCATAAACATGCCCTGGGATACTAAAAACAACATAACTAAAAATACTAAGTAAGCTATACGTTCCCTTGCCTAAATCATTCATTTCTTGAATGAAATCAAAAAAAGATAATATACCTATAAGCCCAATCATGATCCCGAAAATTGGCAAAACAAACTCTAAATTAAGATATCGATACAAAATTTTCATTTTGTATTTAAGATACTTTTTAAGTTAAATAACGGCTGATTGATTGACCGTCTATAAGTAAAATAAATGGCTACAAATAGAAAAATAAGATGAATTGGCCAAAAACCAATTGTTACACTTACTTTTTTAAGGGTGATGAATGTATTCATGATAGCTAAAAGATTATTGTAGATAATAAAAATTAACACAGCAAAAATAATATTAAGAGATCTTCCTGCCCGAGGATTGGTAAAGCTTAAGGGAATAGCTAAGAAAACTAATAGAATGCATGAAATGGGAGATGCAATCCTCCACTGAAGTTCTAATCGGTCCCCTAGAGTATTAGATTTAATTACATCAGAAAGTTTTTTACTATCAATACTTTCTATATAAGGCTCAACAGGTTGTTGGGCAGTCAATATGCCATATTGATCAAATTCAGTAGTAGAAAACTCTTTTGTATTTGGAATGCCCTCGTACCTTCGGCCTTTTTGTAAAATAATATAGTTATCACCTTTGCTTGAAATTTCTCGATGACCATTGCTAGCAATCACCACGCCTAATTTATTATTGTGCTTTGTTTGTACAAAAATATTTTTTACAGAACTTCCTAATTCATCAAAGCTTTCAATATAAAATACTCGATCTAAACTTTTTGATTCTTTAAACGTCCCTGGATTAAGCCTTGACAATTCATCGCGACTTTTTAATTGGTTCTTAAATTGATCGGCAGTTCTGACCGCCCAAGGGTTTAAAAAAAGTGAAAGAAATGCCACCATGAATATTGCCGGCAAAGCAAAAGAAGCAATTGGTTTAATAATCTTTGCGAGACTTAAGCCAGAGCTAAGCCAGATAATCATTTCTTGGTCACGATACCATCGAGAAAGCGCAAGAAGTACTGCTAAGAAAATAGACAAAGACAAAAGAAGGGGGGAATATTTGATAAGATTAAGCCCCAGAATTGTCATGATTGAATCATTCGGGATAGCACCCTTAGCTGCATATCTGAGATAAAATGTAATTCTTTGGGCCATTACTATACTCATAAGTACCAAAAGTGCCGTAACTGAATTAACAAGCAGTTCTTTTTTTAACGAGCTTCTAAATAGCATTGATTTTTCCCGTTTTTAAAATTCGAGAATATTTAAGGAATATATATGAAATTTAGCATAAAAACAGATCACCCGGAGAAACAACGATCAGATGTATTAGTTCTCGGAGTTTACGACTCACTTAAGGTTGCATATGACAAACCAATTTTAAGCATATCTACGATTAACTATATTGCTTCTATTTTGAAACATGGTGATATGAGTGGTAAAGCTGGCTCTTCTCTTATTTTATATAATGTACCTGGAATAAAGATCCCAAAAATACTTTTAATAGGCCTAGGTAAAGAAAAAGAGCTAGATGGGAAAAAATACTGTGCCGCAGTAAGAGCTATGATTTATGCACTTAAGAAAATGGACGTTAAAACAATTTCATCTTATATACAAATTGCTCCAGTTATAGAAAGTGATATTGCTTGGAATATTGAGCACTTTATAAACGAAGTTATGGACGCGAGTTATGAATTCGCTGAGCTCAAAACAATCAATAAAAAAACTAAAAAAACTTTTGATTTTCTTGTGAATGTAGATAAGAAAAATCAAAAAGTCGCTGAGGCAGCGCTAAAGAAATCCTTTGCATTAGCAAAAGGGATTGAGCTTACAAAAACGCTTGGCAA from Candidatus Methylopumilus planktonicus includes these protein-coding regions:
- a CDS encoding DUF3108 domain-containing protein, which gives rise to MDFNRIKKLLKSNHVKFLSAIFVSILIHLFLLGGIDIYNPFFLKESDSLNIVIESHLESPLKNDQSEVAQKKSSPPKKSIKKNKELDNSSIKKEGGKENDLDHNLQGNDVTQISNGEEKKEIQYKKVIIDYHVRRSIDGSAIGAAKTIYLLDQDNRYSIRNEVEAKGFVSLFYWNKLVQTSDGFVTSEGLKPLNYHYQFGSKIDNAAVFDWESKKIITTTNGKTNEFEMLEASQDMLSFMYQFMFEPPLTKMKLFITNGKSYKPYDYAYIGDEIIETDIDKIETMHIAKFNYTNEERIDLWLAKDYRFIPIKIRKTEKDGSILDQSAKKIEIESLGL
- a CDS encoding RsmB/NOP family class I SAM-dependent RNA methyltransferase, encoding MLNLNLVQHCANILGEILDFHGPADMKLSNYYREHGELGQKDRGEIAECICGIIRRLRFLKKINEDDSNYKKLVIAWLIKTEGRSIRELEHGLSKDEIEWAKSLKSRNTENYTWPEKLSLPDWLWDLLVEQYGLEEAIDLGRSFLEPAKLDMRVNTIKISRDDLVDQLAKEIADIEVMTYSPSGIRIARGTSLSRNKLFLEGKIEVQDESSQILSFLVDAKRGMMVADFCAGAGGKSLAIGAIMKNTGRIYAYDISEKRIINLGKRLKKSGLSNLFAQKIKNEKDAKLKKLHGKFDRVLADVPCSGTGTFRRNPDLKWKNSIQDLDELNLKQLAILDEAKKLVKKEGRLIYSTCSLLKRENALIIESFLEKNKNFKIISVNDILIKNQIPLSTGIFLELTPHNQKTDGFFAAVLERID
- the ampD gene encoding 1,6-anhydro-N-acetylmuramyl-L-alanine amidase AmpD, with product MLSSLLINDAGFAKQAEIILSPNFDNRPNKSNINLIVIHNISLPPGIYGGNNIIDLFTNKLNPDGHEYFKSISGLKVSSHFLIRRDGVLIQFVSCLDRAWHAGDSTWNHVNNCNDFSIGIELEGSDYDSFESKQYKCLEKLIQSIVKQYPIESIVGHSDISPSRKTDPGPYFDWKKIELYTEKLKYKR
- a CDS encoding sodium:calcium antiporter, with the protein product MIFLQLFLMLLVILVAAEIFTNALEHLGEKLKISEGVTGSIFAAIGTALPETLVPLLALLSSHGDAKTNHDVGVGAILGAPLMLSTLTMFIMAISVIGHRGLGGHLKPEKTGLIRDLDFFIFSFIFAGIALFIPHTSELARGLIAFLMVFSYFIYILMTIRASKKLVSEGHSTEASNPMFMERIGLPNNYLIISIQLLIGLALLIFGAKGFISGIEETSSILGISALILSMLIIPIATELPEKVNSIFWIRKGKDTLAFGNITGAMVFQGTLLPAIGILLTPWEPRKEVYLCIFITLLSSLWIRTLIHKSNIKVWHLGINGIFYFIYLYFALH
- a CDS encoding RDD family protein, with protein sequence MKKDNPPLIRVYGSLIYELFALVPIWMVAGFIFIYFFDDFFGAYRRLIFQIYLWLISGFYLTYCWTKSGQTLAMRAWKLKIISRHGALSNKLAWKRYIYATFGALMGGIAFIWALTNKKHLYLHDQILNNHFIDVRFYKSSSHRLKKR
- the lptG gene encoding LPS export ABC transporter permease LptG codes for the protein MKILYRYLNLEFVLPIFGIMIGLIGILSFFDFIQEMNDLGKGTYSLLSIFSYVVFSIPGHVYEIVPIAVLIGSMYAIGQLSENSELTVIRSSGYSIKHIALTLVFTGLFFTLFTFAVGDLVTPFTEKKAQEIKITAKESIVTQEFRSGLWIKDSNSFINVEHVLPDTSLSNIHIYEFDNNFHLRTITNAKKGNFKESEWKLEDVDQTIFSQDKISTNSLKSANWKSLIKPEMMNVLLISPEKMSSMGLIHFIKYLKNNRQKVTRYEIALWEKLIYPLASIAMVLFAIPFGFFQERSGGKNVKIFLGILFGIFYQIMNSGFRHIGLLNDWHPLSCAVIPTLIFFSIGVMMIYKTEHQ